From the Harpia harpyja isolate bHarHar1 chromosome 16, bHarHar1 primary haplotype, whole genome shotgun sequence genome, one window contains:
- the OVCH2 gene encoding ovochymase-2 isoform X1: protein MRIVPSKLQFLLMGIVCITEFRAVPSALRKDPKCGQKVQETKPWSYLNLFTRIVGGNQVKQGSHPWQVSLKLRQKHFCGGTIVSAQWVVTAAHCILDRNLVQYLNVTAGEHDLRIRENGEQTLPVKYVIKHPNFDPRRPMNYDIALLKLDGAFTFSSSVLPACLPDPGEKFEAGYICTACGWGRLNENGVLPQVLYEVNLPILNSKECSRALSTLKKPIQGDTIMCAGFPDGGKDACQGDSGGPLLCRRKHGAWTLAGVISWGMGCARGWISNEKKKHYNRGSPGIFTDLSAVLPWIQENMSADLKMKSSTAFCSIQDGKLPDSEGQLHFPGSPNQFYQNHQLCVWTLFVPEGNYILLHFSHFDIEPETFCDYDSLSVYSKDDRLVGKFCGGDLPLPILIGSNSVRLKFVSDNKDYGTGFSMTYKALTPDILPDSGCESLAVLFEEGVLQSMHYPERYSNMADCQWIICAPEDHVIKLTYQSFEVEESEDCSYDAVTVYEDVGKEEEIAKSCGFALPAPVLSSSAVMLVVFHSDETETFGGFRATISFVHVTDLDTLDSTSEEEFEDMDMTEEEIQVTTDGICGVPSNQPRFIFSRIIGGEEAVPYSWPWQVSVQISDEHICGGAVLAKEWVVTAAHCFNSKELYRDLWMVVTGLHDLTEQEYRQKRSVKQYIIHPSFNKTTMDSDIALLQLAEPLEFNHYVRPVCLPAKEAVQPSRVCVVTGWGAHEEDREKGKKLHQLEVPILVLDTCQSYYMNLPSKVTQRMICAGFPLEEGKDSCTGDSGGPLVCPSEDNSAFYTLHGITSWGLGCGRKSYPGVYTNVGGFVDWIKQSVNSSDLPIFMV from the exons ATGCGCATTGTCCCCAGTAAGCTGCAGTTTCTCCTGATGGGGATAGTTTGTATTACAGAGTTTCGTGCTGTACCGTCCGCTCTTCGGAAAG ATCCAAAGTGTGGGCAGAAAGTTCAAGAGACAAAACCATGGAGTTACCTTAACCTTTTCACTCGGATTGTTGGGGGAAACCAGGTGAAACAAGGCTCACATCCATGGCAG GTTTCCCTGAAACTAAGGCAAAAGCATTTCTGTGGAGGCACTATTGTTTCTGCTCAGTGGGTGGTCACGGCAGCTCACTGCATCTTAGACAG GAACCTAGTCCAGTACTTGAATGTCACTGCAGGAGAGCATGATTTGAGGATCAGGGAGAATGGCGAGCAGACACTCCCTGTTAAATATGTCATTAAGCATCCAAACTTTGACCCCAGAAGGCCGATGAACTATGACATTGCCCTTCTGAAGCTGGATGGAGCCTTCACCTTCA GTTCATCAGTTTTGCCAGCATGTCTTCCTGATCCTGGTGAAAAGTTTGAAGCAGGATATATCTGCACTGCTTGTGGTTGGGGCCGTTTAAATGAGA atggAGTACTCCCTCAGGTCTTATATGAAGTCAATCTACCAATCCTAAACAGTAAGGAGTGTTCAAGAGCATTATCAACTTTAAAGAAACCCATCCAAGGTGACACTATAATGTGTGCTGGATTTCCAGATGGAGGAAAAGATGCCTGCCAG GGTGACTCGGGAGGCCCTCTCTTGTGTCGACGTAAGCATGGTGCCTGGACTCTCGCTGGTGTGATCTCCTGGGGGATGGGATGTGCTCGTGGCTGGATAAGTAACGAGAAGAAGAAACATTACAACCGAGGATCTCCAGGAATATTCACAGACCTCAGTGCGGTGCTTCCCTGGATTCAAGAGAACATGAGTGCTG atctgaaaatgaaaagctccACAG CATTTTGTAGCATTCAGGATGGCAAACTCCCTGACAGTGAAGGACAATTACATTTTCCTGGAAGTCCCAACCAGTTCTATCAAAACCACCA ATTGTGTGTATGGACTCTATTTGTACCAGAAGGGAATTATATATTGCTTCATTTTTCCCACTTTGATATAGAGCCAGAAACGTTTTGTGACTATGATTCTTTATCAGTCTATTCAAAAGATGACAGACTTGTTG GGAAATTCTGTGGAGGAGATCTTCCATTACCTATTTTGATTGGGTCTAATAGTGTAAGGCTGAAATTTGTTTCTGACAACAAGGATTATGGAACTGGTTTTTCCATGACCTACAAAGCTCTTACACCAGATATTCTTCCTG ATTCTGGCTGCGAGTCCTTAGCTGTCCTTTTTGAAGAGGGCGTGTTACAAAGTATGCACTATCCAGAGCGCTACAGCAACATGGCAGACTGTCAATGGATTATTTGTGCGCCAGAGGACCATGTAATCAAG cttacATACCAGTCTTTTGAAGTAGAAGAAAGTGAAGATTGCTCTTATGATGCCGTGACTGTGTATGAagatgtgggaaaagaggaggaaattg CTAAGTCTTGTGGATTTGCCCTACCAGCACCTGTTCTAAGCTCCTCTGCTGTGATGCTGGTTGTCTTTCACTCTGATGAAACAGAGACCTTTGGAGGATTCAGAGCTACAATCTCTTTTGTTCATGTAACAG ATTTAGATACTTTGGACTCAACTAGTGAAGAAGAATTTGAAGATATGGATATGactgaagaagaaatacaggTTACAACAG ATGGTATTTGTGGAGTGCCTTCAAATCAGCCCAGGTTCATCTTTAGTAGGATAATTGGAGGTGAAGAAGCTGTACCATACTCGTGGCCTTGGCAGGTCAGTGTACAAATTTCAGATGAGCACATCTGTGGAGGAGCAGTTCTTGCCAAAGAATGGGTTGTCACAGCTGCTCACTGCTTTAATTCTAA ggaactGTACAGAGACTTATGGATGGTGGTAACTGGACTTCATGATCTTACAGAGCAAGAATACAGACAG AAAAGGTCAGTAAAGCAGTATATTATACATCCGAGTTTTAACAAGACCACTATGGACTCTGATATCGCTTTACTGCAACTGGCCGAGCCCTTAGAATTCAACCACTATGTGCGCCCAGTGTGCCTCCCAGCCAAGGAGGCAGTTCAGCCCTCGAGGGTGTGCGTTGTCACAGGATGGGGTGCACATGAAGAAG acagggaaaaggggaaaaaactgcatcAGCTGGAAGTCCCCATCCTGGTGCTCGACACATGTCAGAGCTATTACATGAATCTTCCCAGTAAAGTGACCCAGAGGATGATCTGTGCTGGATTCCCTCTGGAAGAAGGCAAGGACTCATGCACA GGTGATTCTGGTGGCCCATTAGTTTGTCCTTCAGAAGATAACTCGGCATTTTACACCCTTCATGGAATCACTAGCTGGGGCTTGGGCTGTGGAAGGAAGAGCTACCCGGGAGTATACACAAatgttggtggttttgttgaCTGGATCAAGCAGAGTGTTAATAGTAGTG ATCTCCCCATTTTCATGGTGTGA
- the OVCH2 gene encoding ovochymase-2 isoform X2 produces MRIVPSKLQFLLMGIVCITEFRAVPSALRKDPKCGQKVQETKPWSYLNLFTRIVGGNQVKQGSHPWQVSLKLRQKHFCGGTIVSAQWVVTAAHCILDRNLVQYLNVTAGEHDLRIRENGEQTLPVKYVIKHPNFDPRRPMNYDIALLKLDGAFTFSSSVLPACLPDPGEKFEAGYICTACGWGRLNENGVLPQVLYEVNLPILNSKECSRALSTLKKPIQGDTIMCAGFPDGGKDACQGDSGGPLLCRRKHGAWTLAGVISWGMGCARGWISNEKKKHYNRGSPGIFTDLSAVLPWIQENMSADLKMKSSTAFCSIQDGKLPDSEGQLHFPGSPNQFYQNHQLCVWTLFVPEGNYILLHFSHFDIEPETFCDYDSLSVYSKDDRLVGKFCGGDLPLPILIGSNSVRLKFVSDNKDYGTGFSMTYKALTPDILPDSGCESLAVLFEEGVLQSMHYPERYSNMADCQWIICAPEDHVIKLTYQSFEVEESEDCSYDAVTVYEDVGKEEEIAPVLSSSAVMLVVFHSDETETFGGFRATISFVHVTDLDTLDSTSEEEFEDMDMTEEEIQVTTDGICGVPSNQPRFIFSRIIGGEEAVPYSWPWQVSVQISDEHICGGAVLAKEWVVTAAHCFNSKELYRDLWMVVTGLHDLTEQEYRQKRSVKQYIIHPSFNKTTMDSDIALLQLAEPLEFNHYVRPVCLPAKEAVQPSRVCVVTGWGAHEEDREKGKKLHQLEVPILVLDTCQSYYMNLPSKVTQRMICAGFPLEEGKDSCTGDSGGPLVCPSEDNSAFYTLHGITSWGLGCGRKSYPGVYTNVGGFVDWIKQSVNSSDLPIFMV; encoded by the exons ATGCGCATTGTCCCCAGTAAGCTGCAGTTTCTCCTGATGGGGATAGTTTGTATTACAGAGTTTCGTGCTGTACCGTCCGCTCTTCGGAAAG ATCCAAAGTGTGGGCAGAAAGTTCAAGAGACAAAACCATGGAGTTACCTTAACCTTTTCACTCGGATTGTTGGGGGAAACCAGGTGAAACAAGGCTCACATCCATGGCAG GTTTCCCTGAAACTAAGGCAAAAGCATTTCTGTGGAGGCACTATTGTTTCTGCTCAGTGGGTGGTCACGGCAGCTCACTGCATCTTAGACAG GAACCTAGTCCAGTACTTGAATGTCACTGCAGGAGAGCATGATTTGAGGATCAGGGAGAATGGCGAGCAGACACTCCCTGTTAAATATGTCATTAAGCATCCAAACTTTGACCCCAGAAGGCCGATGAACTATGACATTGCCCTTCTGAAGCTGGATGGAGCCTTCACCTTCA GTTCATCAGTTTTGCCAGCATGTCTTCCTGATCCTGGTGAAAAGTTTGAAGCAGGATATATCTGCACTGCTTGTGGTTGGGGCCGTTTAAATGAGA atggAGTACTCCCTCAGGTCTTATATGAAGTCAATCTACCAATCCTAAACAGTAAGGAGTGTTCAAGAGCATTATCAACTTTAAAGAAACCCATCCAAGGTGACACTATAATGTGTGCTGGATTTCCAGATGGAGGAAAAGATGCCTGCCAG GGTGACTCGGGAGGCCCTCTCTTGTGTCGACGTAAGCATGGTGCCTGGACTCTCGCTGGTGTGATCTCCTGGGGGATGGGATGTGCTCGTGGCTGGATAAGTAACGAGAAGAAGAAACATTACAACCGAGGATCTCCAGGAATATTCACAGACCTCAGTGCGGTGCTTCCCTGGATTCAAGAGAACATGAGTGCTG atctgaaaatgaaaagctccACAG CATTTTGTAGCATTCAGGATGGCAAACTCCCTGACAGTGAAGGACAATTACATTTTCCTGGAAGTCCCAACCAGTTCTATCAAAACCACCA ATTGTGTGTATGGACTCTATTTGTACCAGAAGGGAATTATATATTGCTTCATTTTTCCCACTTTGATATAGAGCCAGAAACGTTTTGTGACTATGATTCTTTATCAGTCTATTCAAAAGATGACAGACTTGTTG GGAAATTCTGTGGAGGAGATCTTCCATTACCTATTTTGATTGGGTCTAATAGTGTAAGGCTGAAATTTGTTTCTGACAACAAGGATTATGGAACTGGTTTTTCCATGACCTACAAAGCTCTTACACCAGATATTCTTCCTG ATTCTGGCTGCGAGTCCTTAGCTGTCCTTTTTGAAGAGGGCGTGTTACAAAGTATGCACTATCCAGAGCGCTACAGCAACATGGCAGACTGTCAATGGATTATTTGTGCGCCAGAGGACCATGTAATCAAG cttacATACCAGTCTTTTGAAGTAGAAGAAAGTGAAGATTGCTCTTATGATGCCGTGACTGTGTATGAagatgtgggaaaagaggaggaaattg CACCTGTTCTAAGCTCCTCTGCTGTGATGCTGGTTGTCTTTCACTCTGATGAAACAGAGACCTTTGGAGGATTCAGAGCTACAATCTCTTTTGTTCATGTAACAG ATTTAGATACTTTGGACTCAACTAGTGAAGAAGAATTTGAAGATATGGATATGactgaagaagaaatacaggTTACAACAG ATGGTATTTGTGGAGTGCCTTCAAATCAGCCCAGGTTCATCTTTAGTAGGATAATTGGAGGTGAAGAAGCTGTACCATACTCGTGGCCTTGGCAGGTCAGTGTACAAATTTCAGATGAGCACATCTGTGGAGGAGCAGTTCTTGCCAAAGAATGGGTTGTCACAGCTGCTCACTGCTTTAATTCTAA ggaactGTACAGAGACTTATGGATGGTGGTAACTGGACTTCATGATCTTACAGAGCAAGAATACAGACAG AAAAGGTCAGTAAAGCAGTATATTATACATCCGAGTTTTAACAAGACCACTATGGACTCTGATATCGCTTTACTGCAACTGGCCGAGCCCTTAGAATTCAACCACTATGTGCGCCCAGTGTGCCTCCCAGCCAAGGAGGCAGTTCAGCCCTCGAGGGTGTGCGTTGTCACAGGATGGGGTGCACATGAAGAAG acagggaaaaggggaaaaaactgcatcAGCTGGAAGTCCCCATCCTGGTGCTCGACACATGTCAGAGCTATTACATGAATCTTCCCAGTAAAGTGACCCAGAGGATGATCTGTGCTGGATTCCCTCTGGAAGAAGGCAAGGACTCATGCACA GGTGATTCTGGTGGCCCATTAGTTTGTCCTTCAGAAGATAACTCGGCATTTTACACCCTTCATGGAATCACTAGCTGGGGCTTGGGCTGTGGAAGGAAGAGCTACCCGGGAGTATACACAAatgttggtggttttgttgaCTGGATCAAGCAGAGTGTTAATAGTAGTG ATCTCCCCATTTTCATGGTGTGA
- the OVCH2 gene encoding ovochymase-2 isoform X3: MRIVPSKLQFLLMGIVCITEFRAVPSALRKDPKCGQKVQETKPWSYLNLFTRIVGGNQVKQGSHPWQVSLKLRQKHFCGGTIVSAQWVVTAAHCILDRNLVQYLNVTAGEHDLRIRENGEQTLPVKYVIKHPNFDPRRPMNYDIALLKLDGAFTFSSSVLPACLPDPGEKFEAGYICTACGWGRLNENGVLPQVLYEVNLPILNSKECSRALSTLKKPIQGDTIMCAGFPDGGKDACQGDSGGPLLCRRKHGAWTLAGVISWGMGCARGWISNEKKKHYNRGSPGIFTDLSAVLPWIQENMSADLKMKSSTAFCSIQDGKLPDSEGQLHFPGSPNQFYQNHQLCVWTLFVPEGNYILLHFSHFDIEPETFCDYDSLSVYSKDDRLVGKFCGGDLPLPILIGSNSVRLKFVSDNKDYGTGFSMTYKALTPDILPDSGCESLAVLFEEGVLQSMHYPERYSNMADCQWIICAPEDHVIKLTYQSFEVEESEDCSYDAVTVYEDVGKEEEIAKSCGFALPAPVLSSSAVMLVVFHSDETETFGGFRATISFVHVTDLDTLDSTSEEEFEDMDMTEEEIQVTTDGICGVPSNQPRFIFSRIIGGEEAVPYSWPWQVSVQISDEHICGGAVLAKEWVVTAAHCFNSKSIVALC; the protein is encoded by the exons ATGCGCATTGTCCCCAGTAAGCTGCAGTTTCTCCTGATGGGGATAGTTTGTATTACAGAGTTTCGTGCTGTACCGTCCGCTCTTCGGAAAG ATCCAAAGTGTGGGCAGAAAGTTCAAGAGACAAAACCATGGAGTTACCTTAACCTTTTCACTCGGATTGTTGGGGGAAACCAGGTGAAACAAGGCTCACATCCATGGCAG GTTTCCCTGAAACTAAGGCAAAAGCATTTCTGTGGAGGCACTATTGTTTCTGCTCAGTGGGTGGTCACGGCAGCTCACTGCATCTTAGACAG GAACCTAGTCCAGTACTTGAATGTCACTGCAGGAGAGCATGATTTGAGGATCAGGGAGAATGGCGAGCAGACACTCCCTGTTAAATATGTCATTAAGCATCCAAACTTTGACCCCAGAAGGCCGATGAACTATGACATTGCCCTTCTGAAGCTGGATGGAGCCTTCACCTTCA GTTCATCAGTTTTGCCAGCATGTCTTCCTGATCCTGGTGAAAAGTTTGAAGCAGGATATATCTGCACTGCTTGTGGTTGGGGCCGTTTAAATGAGA atggAGTACTCCCTCAGGTCTTATATGAAGTCAATCTACCAATCCTAAACAGTAAGGAGTGTTCAAGAGCATTATCAACTTTAAAGAAACCCATCCAAGGTGACACTATAATGTGTGCTGGATTTCCAGATGGAGGAAAAGATGCCTGCCAG GGTGACTCGGGAGGCCCTCTCTTGTGTCGACGTAAGCATGGTGCCTGGACTCTCGCTGGTGTGATCTCCTGGGGGATGGGATGTGCTCGTGGCTGGATAAGTAACGAGAAGAAGAAACATTACAACCGAGGATCTCCAGGAATATTCACAGACCTCAGTGCGGTGCTTCCCTGGATTCAAGAGAACATGAGTGCTG atctgaaaatgaaaagctccACAG CATTTTGTAGCATTCAGGATGGCAAACTCCCTGACAGTGAAGGACAATTACATTTTCCTGGAAGTCCCAACCAGTTCTATCAAAACCACCA ATTGTGTGTATGGACTCTATTTGTACCAGAAGGGAATTATATATTGCTTCATTTTTCCCACTTTGATATAGAGCCAGAAACGTTTTGTGACTATGATTCTTTATCAGTCTATTCAAAAGATGACAGACTTGTTG GGAAATTCTGTGGAGGAGATCTTCCATTACCTATTTTGATTGGGTCTAATAGTGTAAGGCTGAAATTTGTTTCTGACAACAAGGATTATGGAACTGGTTTTTCCATGACCTACAAAGCTCTTACACCAGATATTCTTCCTG ATTCTGGCTGCGAGTCCTTAGCTGTCCTTTTTGAAGAGGGCGTGTTACAAAGTATGCACTATCCAGAGCGCTACAGCAACATGGCAGACTGTCAATGGATTATTTGTGCGCCAGAGGACCATGTAATCAAG cttacATACCAGTCTTTTGAAGTAGAAGAAAGTGAAGATTGCTCTTATGATGCCGTGACTGTGTATGAagatgtgggaaaagaggaggaaattg CTAAGTCTTGTGGATTTGCCCTACCAGCACCTGTTCTAAGCTCCTCTGCTGTGATGCTGGTTGTCTTTCACTCTGATGAAACAGAGACCTTTGGAGGATTCAGAGCTACAATCTCTTTTGTTCATGTAACAG ATTTAGATACTTTGGACTCAACTAGTGAAGAAGAATTTGAAGATATGGATATGactgaagaagaaatacaggTTACAACAG ATGGTATTTGTGGAGTGCCTTCAAATCAGCCCAGGTTCATCTTTAGTAGGATAATTGGAGGTGAAGAAGCTGTACCATACTCGTGGCCTTGGCAGGTCAGTGTACAAATTTCAGATGAGCACATCTGTGGAGGAGCAGTTCTTGCCAAAGAATGGGTTGTCACAGCTGCTCACTGCTTTAATTCTAA GAGCATTGTTGCGCTGTGTTGA